In Formosa haliotis, the sequence CGGACATTGCTCACGAAGTTCGTCCATAATGGTTAATAATCTATCGAAAGCTTGAAGTTGATCTGCTCGTGTATTCATAAGTAAATTTTAAAATAAAAACTGTATGCTACCAAAGGTAGTAAAAACGAAAGTCCGACTCGAGGTCGGACTTTGATATATATGTATTCAATTACATTTATTCTTTTTTATCTGCAACAGGCTCTTCGGTCGCTTCTTCTTCAACTTCTTCAGATTCAGTTTCGAAATTTAATAAATCGTTCTTCTGAAGTAAATTATACCATTGAATCACTTTTTTAATATCGCTTGGGTATACACGATCTTCATCGTAATCTGGTAAAACTTCAAAGAAATACTCTTCTAATTTATCTTTACTGTCTTTATGACTTACACTAGAAGGCTCATTATTTTCTTTTGTTGCAATAGTTTGAAGCACTGTTTTTAAAGGCACTTCTTCTGTTAAGGTATAAATGGCTATTTCGCTTAACACGCTAACATTATGGTTCATGGTAACAGATAGTCTTTTATTATCTAATAAAGATTCTGCTATAAACCCGTTGCGCGTTTGCATGATTAATTTGTATAATCCTGGTTTTCCTGAAATAGCTAATATTTTATCTAAGCTCATAAATTATTTTTTAAAAGATGGCAAATATCTTGTGTTTAAAAGTGTAATACAAATATTATCGTTTCTTTTTTTGATTTGGAAAACGCATTTTGTAATCTACCTTAATTTTTCCTTTCGAGATATTATCTAATCGTCCTTTTATTAATCGTTTCTTTAATGTAGATAGTTTTTCGGTAAATAAAATACCGTCAATATGGTCGTATTCATGCTGAATAACACGTGCTATAAGTCCGTTGTAAGTTTCTACTTTCGGCTCAAAATTTTCATCTAAATATTCGATGGTAATTTTAGACTTTCTAAACACATCTTCACGCACATCTGGGATACTTAAACAACCTTCGTTAAAAGCCCACTCATCCCCTTCTTCTGCAGTAATCTTAGCATTTACAAATGCCTTTTTAAAACCTTGTAATTCTTTTTGTTCTTCTTCGGTAAGGTCTTCGTCTTCAGAGAATGGTGTTGCATCCACTACAAATAACCGAATTGGCAAACCTATTTGTGGCGCCGCTAGACCAACACCAAAGGCATTATACATGGTTTCATACATATTCTCGAGAAGCTCAACAAAATTAGGATATTCTGGAGTAATATCTTGTGCAACCTTTTTTAAAACGGGATCGCCATAAGCGACAATTGGTAATATCATTTGTGTACGTTGTAAAAATTGAAATGCAAAAATACAATTCTTACGGTTAATAGCCTATAATAAAAAAACTCCTTTGTTAAGGAGTTTTAAATTTTAAGAGTATTTTATGTTTTCTAACAATGTACTACGTCTTTTTGTATAACAAATAAATCT encodes:
- a CDS encoding DUF5606 family protein — its product is MSLDKILAISGKPGLYKLIMQTRNGFIAESLLDNKRLSVTMNHNVSVLSEIAIYTLTEEVPLKTVLQTIATKENNEPSSVSHKDSKDKLEEYFFEVLPDYDEDRVYPSDIKKVIQWYNLLQKNDLLNFETESEEVEEEATEEPVADKKE
- the def gene encoding peptide deformylase translates to MILPIVAYGDPVLKKVAQDITPEYPNFVELLENMYETMYNAFGVGLAAPQIGLPIRLFVVDATPFSEDEDLTEEEQKELQGFKKAFVNAKITAEEGDEWAFNEGCLSIPDVREDVFRKSKITIEYLDENFEPKVETYNGLIARVIQHEYDHIDGILFTEKLSTLKKRLIKGRLDNISKGKIKVDYKMRFPNQKKKR